A DNA window from Gigantopelta aegis isolate Gae_Host chromosome 4, Gae_host_genome, whole genome shotgun sequence contains the following coding sequences:
- the LOC121369912 gene encoding uncharacterized protein LOC121369912 gives MHVDFNDVCCPTDPEQCVIGPGGRGKSNLSLLQLVFLHQHLQRLLSSAADDVVLPVPVQRSLQYHVHEHVQASNPCSSGKETCEVTGSGKYRCTCKTLACLNQAKVIIQTDKSKTV, from the exons ATGCACGTGGATTTCAATGACGTCTGCTGCCCGACCGACCCTGAGCAGTGTGTTATCGGACCTGGCGGCAGGGGGAAGTCGAATCTGTCCCTACTGCAGCTTGTGTTCCTACATCAGCATCTGCAACGGCTACTGTCTTCAGCAGCCGACGATGTCGTGCTTCCTGTGCCAGTTCAAAGGTCATTGCAATACCACGTGCACGAGCACGTGCAAGCGTCGAACCCATGCAGCAGCGGGAAAGAGACTTGTGAAGTGACCGGCAGCGGGAAGTATCGTTGTACTTGCAAGACGCTTGCATGTTTGAATCAG GCAAAAGTGATAATCCAAACAGACAAATCCAAAACAGTGTGA